In Salmo salar chromosome ssa03, Ssal_v3.1, whole genome shotgun sequence, a single genomic region encodes these proteins:
- the LOC106600708 gene encoding E3 ubiquitin-protein ligase RNF25 isoform X2: protein MAAESEGWEVSLVLYPSTGEDSLSQFVRLTLTLTLDLQYPSSPPSISIHNPRGLSDDKLCSVQKCLQTEAESCLGSPVLYQLIEKAKEILTESNIPHGNCVICLYGFKDGEAFTKTRCYHYFHSHCLGRYITHSETELQEREKELEQDKTRERTDDEELTVVCPVCREPLTYNVDQLLSNPAPSFPKLEGAVIGVEFRQRWAELQNILERQKAKGGIIDTEAESNRFLIHINEPPPDSDNVSADGNASPSQSLPSLPPASTNQITAPKLQHAGHSHRRGRPGHQYWHQGLQGHFRGPRRGGRGRPHTHPGTPVPPTDHLDKLSLSSEKHDNFHSAPPVNSHDAPIKARLQENSSHPELGQAQLSQLEKEEGEGRTELGQQEAPVPKDGQPISKSSLDTTKMDIPPSNGMEMEPGRGHRERGRRRGPRGSAQQPDQWQERYLRGTDQWDARGGRYHRYWDGRGQRSRGGANYPRGGRAHMAGGRGFHQSVGEVGREGAAL, encoded by the exons ATGGCAGCTGAAAGCGA GGGATGGGAGGTGAGTCTGGTACTATATCCCTCCACGGGTGAAGATTCCCTCTCTCAGTTTGTGCGACTCACCCTAACTTTGACTCTCGACTTGCAG tatccctcctctcctccctccatttcCATCCACAACCCCCGGGGTCTTTCTGATGACAAGCTGTGCAG tgtGCAGAAATGTCTGCAGACAGAGGCGGAGTCCTGCCTGGGTTCccctgtgttgtaccagctcatTGAG aaagCCAAAGAGATCCTGACGGAGAGCAATATTCCCCATGGCAACTGTGTCATCTGCCTTTACGGGTTTAAG GATGGGGAGGCGTTCACCAAGACCAGATGCTACCACTACTTCCACTCCCACTGCCTAGGCCGCTACATCACCCACTCTGAGACTGAGctccaggagagggagaaggagctggagcaggacaagacacggGAGAGGACCGACGATGAG GAGCTAACCGTTGTGTGTCCCGTGTGTAGAGAACCTCTGACTTACAACGTTGACCAGCTCCTGTCCAATCCCGCCCCTAGCTTTCCAAAG CTGGAGGGAGCGGTGATAGGGGTGGAGTTCCGGCAGAGGTGGGCTGAGCTCCAGAACATTTTGGAGCGTCAGAAAGCAAAAGGCGGGATTATTGACACAGAGGCGGAGTCTAACCGCTTCCTCATACATATTAATGAG CCGCCTCCCGACTCGGACAACGTCAGCGCTGACGGGAATGCCTCTCCCAGCCAATCACTGCCCTCCCTTCCCCCTGCCTCCACCAATCAGATCACAGCACCAAAGCTGCAGCACGCTGGCCACTCGCATCGCAGGGGAAGGCCAGGTCACCAGTACTGGCACCAAGGGCTGCAGGGCCACTTCAGGGGCccgaggaggggagggagaggcaggcccCACACCCACCCAGGGACACCTGTCCCCCCCACCGACCATCTGGACaaactctctctgtcctcagagAAACACGACAACTTCCACAGCGCTCCTCCTGTCAACTCTCATGACGCACCAATCAAAGCCAGACTTCAGGAGAACTCTAGCCACCCGGAACTGGGACAAGCACAGTTAAGCCAATTGGAGAAGGAAGAAGGGGAGGGACGTACGGAGCTAGGCCAACAAGAGGCTCCAGTTCCTAAAGATGGTCAGCCAATAAGCAAATCAAGCCTGGACACTACTAAAATGGACATCCCACCTAGCAATGGCATGGAAATGGAGCCTGGGCGAGGCCatagggagaggggaaggaggaggggccCTCGCGGTTCAGCGCAACAGCCTGACCAATGGCAAGAGAGGTATTTGAGAGGCACGGACCAATGGGATGCTCGGGGGGGCAGGTACCATCGCTACTGGGACGGGCGAGGTCAGCGAAGCAGGGGAGGTGCCAACTACCCCCGTGGTGGCAGAGCTCACATGGCTGGTGGGAGGGGCTTCCATcagagtgtgggagaggtggggagagagggtgcTGCTCTATGA
- the LOC106600708 gene encoding E3 ubiquitin-protein ligase RNF25 isoform X1, producing the protein MCDRQCTIEEVVPVGRTKMAAESDVLSEIEVLQSIYLDELQINRRDDGGWEVSLVLYPSTGEDSLSQFVRLTLTLTLDLQYPSSPPSISIHNPRGLSDDKLCSVQKCLQTEAESCLGSPVLYQLIEKAKEILTESNIPHGNCVICLYGFKDGEAFTKTRCYHYFHSHCLGRYITHSETELQEREKELEQDKTRERTDDEELTVVCPVCREPLTYNVDQLLSNPAPSFPKLEGAVIGVEFRQRWAELQNILERQKAKGGIIDTEAESNRFLIHINEPPPDSDNVSADGNASPSQSLPSLPPASTNQITAPKLQHAGHSHRRGRPGHQYWHQGLQGHFRGPRRGGRGRPHTHPGTPVPPTDHLDKLSLSSEKHDNFHSAPPVNSHDAPIKARLQENSSHPELGQAQLSQLEKEEGEGRTELGQQEAPVPKDGQPISKSSLDTTKMDIPPSNGMEMEPGRGHRERGRRRGPRGSAQQPDQWQERYLRGTDQWDARGGRYHRYWDGRGQRSRGGANYPRGGRAHMAGGRGFHQSVGEVGREGAAL; encoded by the exons ATGTGCGATCGCCAATGTACCATAGAAGAAGTAGTCCCGGTCGGTAGAACGAAGATGGCAGCTGAAAGCGA TGTGCTGTCTGAGATCGAGGTTCTCCAGTCCATCTATCTGGATGAGCTGCAGATTAACAGGAGAGATGATGG GGGATGGGAGGTGAGTCTGGTACTATATCCCTCCACGGGTGAAGATTCCCTCTCTCAGTTTGTGCGACTCACCCTAACTTTGACTCTCGACTTGCAG tatccctcctctcctccctccatttcCATCCACAACCCCCGGGGTCTTTCTGATGACAAGCTGTGCAG tgtGCAGAAATGTCTGCAGACAGAGGCGGAGTCCTGCCTGGGTTCccctgtgttgtaccagctcatTGAG aaagCCAAAGAGATCCTGACGGAGAGCAATATTCCCCATGGCAACTGTGTCATCTGCCTTTACGGGTTTAAG GATGGGGAGGCGTTCACCAAGACCAGATGCTACCACTACTTCCACTCCCACTGCCTAGGCCGCTACATCACCCACTCTGAGACTGAGctccaggagagggagaaggagctggagcaggacaagacacggGAGAGGACCGACGATGAG GAGCTAACCGTTGTGTGTCCCGTGTGTAGAGAACCTCTGACTTACAACGTTGACCAGCTCCTGTCCAATCCCGCCCCTAGCTTTCCAAAG CTGGAGGGAGCGGTGATAGGGGTGGAGTTCCGGCAGAGGTGGGCTGAGCTCCAGAACATTTTGGAGCGTCAGAAAGCAAAAGGCGGGATTATTGACACAGAGGCGGAGTCTAACCGCTTCCTCATACATATTAATGAG CCGCCTCCCGACTCGGACAACGTCAGCGCTGACGGGAATGCCTCTCCCAGCCAATCACTGCCCTCCCTTCCCCCTGCCTCCACCAATCAGATCACAGCACCAAAGCTGCAGCACGCTGGCCACTCGCATCGCAGGGGAAGGCCAGGTCACCAGTACTGGCACCAAGGGCTGCAGGGCCACTTCAGGGGCccgaggaggggagggagaggcaggcccCACACCCACCCAGGGACACCTGTCCCCCCCACCGACCATCTGGACaaactctctctgtcctcagagAAACACGACAACTTCCACAGCGCTCCTCCTGTCAACTCTCATGACGCACCAATCAAAGCCAGACTTCAGGAGAACTCTAGCCACCCGGAACTGGGACAAGCACAGTTAAGCCAATTGGAGAAGGAAGAAGGGGAGGGACGTACGGAGCTAGGCCAACAAGAGGCTCCAGTTCCTAAAGATGGTCAGCCAATAAGCAAATCAAGCCTGGACACTACTAAAATGGACATCCCACCTAGCAATGGCATGGAAATGGAGCCTGGGCGAGGCCatagggagaggggaaggaggaggggccCTCGCGGTTCAGCGCAACAGCCTGACCAATGGCAAGAGAGGTATTTGAGAGGCACGGACCAATGGGATGCTCGGGGGGGCAGGTACCATCGCTACTGGGACGGGCGAGGTCAGCGAAGCAGGGGAGGTGCCAACTACCCCCGTGGTGGCAGAGCTCACATGGCTGGTGGGAGGGGCTTCCATcagagtgtgggagaggtggggagagagggtgcTGCTCTATGA